The Paenibacillus amylolyticus genome contains the following window.
CCTCGTCCGCAAATGTAACCTGTCCATCCGACAGTGCCCCGATGCGAACCAGCGATTCTACACGGTATCCCGCTTCTTTCAGCAAGCGGCCTCCCGGTTGGAATGCTTTTTCAATAACGATACCAATACCAACCACTTCAGCTCCAACCTGCTCCACAATGCGAGCCAGACCAAATGCCGCTTCACCGTTTGCGAGAAAATCATCAATAATCAATACACGATCCCCAGGCTTCATAAATTTCTTGGCAACCGTAATTTCATTGGTTTCCTGCTTCGTGAAGGAGTAAACCTTCTCCACCAGAATGTCTTCCGTCAGTGTGAGCGACTTCTGCTTCCGTGCAAAGATCAGCGGTACGTTCAGCTCCAACGCGGTCATGATGCCTGGGCAATCCCGGACGACTCAATCGTCAGCACACGTGTGATATTCTCACTTTCAAAACGGCGAATGAATTCCTTGCCTACTTCCTTCATCAAAACCGGGTCCATCTGGTGGTTCAGGAATGAATCCACCTTGAGTACTTGCTCGGACAGGACAATACCTTCCTGTCTTACCTTGTCTTTTAACAATTGCATTACAATTCTTCCCCTGAATGCCCTCCGTACAGAAGCTTACACGCTCTTTCAATCGATGGGTAAAAAACAAAAAGCCCGCCTTTTCACACGCTGCGGAATAACCGGAGGCGGGAAAGACGGACTTGTACATATGGACAAGCCGTATGGATGCTGCAAATGTACTGGAGGGATATTCGAGCAGGAGTTCACTCCTGACACGTCAAACGCCAAACAGCTATCCAGGATCGGATGTGAAGGTACCTGAATCTGCTTTTCAAGCAAACTGTCTGAGAATGGTCTCATGCCAGCCCTATCATAATGTTGCAGCATCTTTCCCGTAGTCCGATCATTCCGGTGATCGGGTAGAGACATGCAGGCCTATTCCTGCACATATACGAGTAACGGCATATTAAATTTTTGGCTCCATGATTCGTTACAATGTATGATCGCGAACCTGAATGTAAAAGGTTATACATAACTGACAATGTTAGAAGTATACCGAATCGGCGGCGTGAAATAAAGAAGTATTTTCATGGAAGTTGCGGAAACTTGTTTTAATTTGCAAACAGGGGGTGATTGGAATGTATTTTTTATGTACAATATGAGAACGGAAGCGCGGAACCGAACGGAGAATGGATGGAACCGCGGCCTACATTTTCAATTAAATGATCAAAGGAGATATGCAGACATGAAAGGCGTACTTAAAGAATTCAAGGAATTTGCCGTTCGCGGCAACGTCATCGATCTGGCGGTCGGTGTCATTATTGGGGCTGCTTTTGGTAAAATCGTCACATCCCTTGTGAATGATATCATCATGCCTCCGGTAGGGAAACTGCTGGGCGGAATTGACTTCAGTCAGAAAATCATCAATCTGGATGGGGATATCAAAACAGCAAACGGACAGGACATCACCACTCTAGCTCAAGCCAACGAAGCCGGGGCTACCGTGATTGCTTATGGACAGTTCATCAACGTCATGATTGATTTTCTGATCGTTGCATTCTGTATCTTCATGCTTGTGAAAGGCATCAACTATCTCAAAAGCAAAGAACACAAAAAGCCCGAGCCGCAAAAAACGACCAAGGCTTGCAAGTATTGCCTATCTGAAATTCCAGCTGCGGCTACCCGCTGCTCGCACTGTACTTCAGAGCTTGAAGCAGAAGGAAGCGGCGCAACGGCTTAACCAAAATCAGCAATTAGAGACTAACCGAGTTGAATGGTTAATATAAGTTCTGATGCAGGGGACAACCTCTTACTTGTTAGCGTTTATGTATGAAAAGCCGGCTATATGGGCTTCATTAACAATATCATTGCGTAGCTTATAAGGTTAGAAGGTTCCACCGTAAGGTGGGGCCTTTTTTTAGCCTAACATACATGTGTTACACGTCTTCCCCATGAATATCATTCACAGCCATGCTCATGAAACTAGAAACGGCGTGGCAGCAAATGCTCCAGGATCGACTTCAGATCCTTATCTTCTTTGTAGACTTCTTCCCCGGTATCCAGCTCCGTTACACGAATATATTCAAAGTTGGCCGAAGCATCCAATGGTTTGAACAGCAATTGGGCCTCATCTTCCAAGCGTACGTTGAATCCCATATCCTTAAACATGGTGGTTAACTGATTGTTAGCGGGTTCCTGACCTTGCCCTACAAATATAAGTCCTCTAAGACTTTTACGCTCCTGCGGTTGCGGATAAATCACCTGAAAGTGTACAATGCATTCCATACGATCGTTCCCCTTTCGTTTAAAACATACTTTGTGAAATTTTGAACTTTAAAAACTGCTATATAAGGAGATACGTTTCATGACCCCAGAACGTTTCGACATTTATGACGATAATCAACATTGGATCGGTACAGCGCTACGCAGTGAGGTCCATGCCAAAGGATACTGGCACCGTTCATTCCACTGCTGGATCGTGCGTGACGAAGGCGAGCAGCGACAGGTTCTTTTTCAGCGGCGGCGCGATATCAAGGATACCTTCCCCGGATGTTACGACATTACAGCAGCAGGTCATCTCACCGCAGGTGAACAACTGCAAGACGCTAGTCGTGAGCTGGAGGAAGAATTGGGTGTACATGTATCTTTCGATGCACTCACCTATCTATTCACGGCTACACAGCAGCTCCAAGGAGAGGTCCGTGGTGTCCCATTCGTCGATCGGGAATTCAGCGCGGTCTATGGATTATGTCTGAACCAGCCGCTTGAAGCCTACGTTCTTCAGCCCAGCGAGGTGGATAGCCTGTATGAGGTGCCACTGGATGATCTGCTCGCCTTATTCCGTAGTGAGATCGACGTCATTCAAGCTACCGGAATCCAGACGCACCCGTCAAACGATCATGCAGCTTATGAACCGGAGCGTATCGTTCGCGAGATTCGGGCAACGGAATTTGTGCCTCATGGCACAGCTTATTATATGGACGTGCTGGAGGCCCTGTATCACGTGCCCAAAGACTGAGTGCCCCAAAGACGGATCATGTCCAGTCCTGTTCAACCCGATCCCGTTCAATCGAATGTTCATAGCTTCATTTTCTCAAAAATAGCATAACTTCATACCTTTACTATCGACTTGACTGGAAACAGATGCTGTGACGAACATCACTGTCATGTCTCAAACAACACAAACAGGCGTCTGCCTCGGGGCAGTGCCTGTTTGATATACACAGTATTCGTTTTATAAAAAAAGGGATCATATACCGACGTGCTCACTTCAACAGAAGTGGGTTAGCCCAGAGCCAAACTGCCTAGCTCCTGTCGCCTTCTCCTGCAGGGGAGGACCAGTAACGCTTAGAAAGTTCTGCGTATCGGTGCCCATAGCGAGACTCCAGTTCCTCACCCATATCCTGCTCCAGTTCATACAACACCAGCTCTTGTGCAAAATGATTCAGCAGCAGTCCAGTCATGACCGGATGCTCCGTCACCACTGCCTGTGTGGCACATGATTCACCGCGCATGCCCAGCATGCACCAGCGCCGATCCACCACCAGAGAGAATTTCCGACCGTTACCTGTGCCATACAAAGGCAATCCCGGCAAAGGAAGCGGCTGATCGAGCATACCCTCGCCGCCATCACAAGACCATAACAGCCGCACACCGCGAGCCTCAGCCTGTTGTAAGTCATGACGAAGTAATTCTGCCTCTTCACGCCAAACATCTACGACAATCTCATGCTGAGCCTCGGCCAATTCACGGCTCAGATTCTCAAACACATTTTTGTCACCCTCCATGTTATAGAAACAGGCTTCTCCGGTTCGCTCTTGGGCATGCTGCTCTGGACGTAATCCAGAGAGGTACGCATCTGATCGGAGATCATGCGTGTCATCTCTTCAGGCTTCAGCACACTGTACTTCGCGGGCTCTCCCGGACTACAGCGCAAAAATCCACGCTGTTCCAGCCGTTGCAGGGTCGCATATACATTGGAACGGGACACGCCCAGACGCTTCGCAACCTCATATCCCGAGGCTGATCCCTGGCGGGCGAGTTCCACCATAATTTTAGATTCCATCTCGGTAAACCCAAGATGACGCAAATGATGCAGCAGTTGGTCCATATCTCCGTCCCCCATGCTGTCAGCAACCTGCACTGCCTCACACTGATGCGGCAGAGCTTCTACTGCATCAGATCTGTTCAGCACCGCAGCGCGGGCACCATTTCGAACCTTTGGGCAGCTCGGCTGCACAAATCTGACAATTCACCATTTCGCGTGATACTTCGGTCTGTACGTCCACCGTGTTCACGACCGGATTATTCTCTTTCCAATAGCGGATGCGTTCGTCCAGCTCCTGCTGACGCTCGCGTTCCCGTTGCATCTCTTCATCCCTGCGACGTTCCCACTCCGCATCGAACGCTTCCTTCTCTTCCTGGGTAAACTCGGTACTGTTATACTCCGATTCCGTCTCCAGATCGGCGATGGATGGAATGACCGTGTGATACGGCTCATCTGCCTCCAGTTCCAGTTCAGGTGGCGCATCGTAGAAGTCCGGCTCCGGACTATGGGTCTGAGTCTGCGCTACAGCTGCCTCCTGTCTCGCAGCTGTGGTCGCTTTTGCAACGCCAGCAGCACCGACTGTAGGTGCTGGTGTCTTGAATTCACCCAGCTTGCGCCCACATTTCGGGCAGAAGTTGGCATCCAGGGAAGCGACGTGTCCACACTCGCACAACCGTTCGTTCTTGAGCTGTGCAATCTTGTTGCGCAAACCATCAATCTCGTCCTGCAATTCGTCGCAGAGCTGCGACAGATCCACCATTTCTTTTTCCGCACGGGTCATATCCTGTGCCCGATAACCCTCATAGAAGATGCGACCCATATCTGTAAAATGGACTTCCTGCTCCTGTTGCAAGCCCACAATCTGGTTGTTCAGTTTCCCAATCTCAACGGCGTGCTGGGCACGCTCTGTTGCTTTGTTCGCTCCGTCTTTGATGCGTTGAAGCAGTTTCATGACCATTCCTCCTCTGTCCCGTC
Protein-coding sequences here:
- the mscL gene encoding large conductance mechanosensitive channel protein MscL → MKGVLKEFKEFAVRGNVIDLAVGVIIGAAFGKIVTSLVNDIIMPPVGKLLGGIDFSQKIINLDGDIKTANGQDITTLAQANEAGATVIAYGQFINVMIDFLIVAFCIFMLVKGINYLKSKEHKKPEPQKTTKACKYCLSEIPAAATRCSHCTSELEAEGSGATA
- a CDS encoding NUDIX domain-containing protein — encoded protein: MTPERFDIYDDNQHWIGTALRSEVHAKGYWHRSFHCWIVRDEGEQRQVLFQRRRDIKDTFPGCYDITAAGHLTAGEQLQDASRELEEELGVHVSFDALTYLFTATQQLQGEVRGVPFVDREFSAVYGLCLNQPLEAYVLQPSEVDSLYEVPLDDLLALFRSEIDVIQATGIQTHPSNDHAAYEPERIVREIRATEFVPHGTAYYMDVLEALYHVPKD
- a CDS encoding zinc ribbon domain-containing protein; this encodes MKLLQRIKDGANKATERAQHAVEIGKLNNQIVGLQQEQEVHFTDMGRIFYEGYRAQDMTRAEKEMVDLSQLCDELQDEIDGLRNKIAQLKNERLCECGHVASLDANFCPKCGRKLGEFKTPAPTVGAAGVAKATTAARQEAAVAQTQTHSPEPDFYDAPPELELEADEPYHTVIPSIADLETESEYNSTEFTQEEKEAFDAEWERRRDEEMQRERERQQELDERIRYWKENNPVVNTVDVQTEVSREMVNCQICAAELPKGSKWCPRCGAEQI